The following coding sequences are from one Calditrichota bacterium window:
- a CDS encoding TonB-dependent receptor — protein sequence MKLNKLLVTLLVVGMACVCLAGTTGKIAGTVIDKETKAPLPGVNVVIEGTTMGAATNLQGYYVILNVPPGTYTMRASMIGYTRVTATQVRVSIDQTTTVDFQLQPETLMGQEVTVVAERPVVQKDVSASVASLNFKEIEALPMVRVAEVVGLEAGVIGLTIRGGGSEQTNFVVNGFSLRDERTFQPYTGISYTSIDEIKIQTGGFSAEFGNIRSGLINVVTKEGSRDKYSFGFLGRYRPPGPKHFGHAPYSRDSYWIRPYVDDAVCWTGTKNGAWDSYTQKQFVEFEGWNAVSAKTLANDDPNDDLTPAAAQQVFLWEHRRILEVRDHDYDVDMSFGGPVPVVSQLLGDLRFFASYRRTREMYVVPLSTDWYRDYHAQLKLTSDLRPGLKLMVEGMMGGENGTNDNNSGLPGIFRSPESIADALSNGPKYIDGRMFGDAYWCPSTYKRNSLGAKLTHVLNPATFYEITLQRYHTSYDTNPGRARDTSRVYLFGNNYWVDEAPFGYQPAPSTGIVGLRMGVGMSNSRDSSKVTVWSLRADFTSQLNRHNNLKTGVEFVYTDNNVNYASVDKFLPSGRSKSKWHTYPVRGAVYVQDNLEFEGMIANVGLRLDYSHAGGEWYVYDPFTRAFSAERSLGIDTLLAKEPTKRIIELSPRLGVAFPITVNSKLYFNYGHFRQLPLPENLFLLRRFTDNNAVTRIADPNNPLPRTIAYELGYEHSLFNQFLLRLAGYYKDASLQSRLVTYVSRDNKVNYSVTKPYSYQDTRGFELTLRKNRGPWVQGFVNYTYDVTTAGNFGFGTYYENPAEQRRYERETRSHYQEKPVPRPYSRANIDFFTPQEFGPKVLGLSLLGDWRLNVLAVWRSGYHFTWTGGGTIPGIQYNVQWRDYYNVDLRLSKNLRLGFANVEFFVDVYNLFNIRYMTQYGFVDGKDYEAYMKSLHLPAGIGNRLAYGNIPGNDKPGDYRKDGVKFQPMEFVPNMSDVSRLDPKVIYYDKSRDNFFECIGGQWVMVPEPKLKKLLDEKAHIDMPNQQYFTFLHPRDVYWGIRLWVNY from the coding sequence CCACGCAGGTGCGAGTGAGCATCGACCAAACCACGACCGTGGACTTTCAGCTGCAGCCGGAGACATTGATGGGGCAGGAGGTCACGGTCGTGGCCGAGCGGCCGGTGGTGCAGAAGGACGTCTCCGCCAGCGTGGCCAGCCTGAACTTCAAGGAGATCGAGGCGCTCCCCATGGTGCGGGTTGCCGAGGTGGTGGGATTGGAGGCAGGTGTCATAGGGCTCACCATCCGTGGCGGAGGCAGCGAGCAGACCAACTTTGTTGTCAACGGCTTCTCCCTGCGCGACGAGAGGACCTTCCAACCCTATACTGGCATCAGCTATACCTCCATTGACGAAATCAAGATTCAGACCGGCGGTTTCAGCGCCGAGTTCGGCAACATCCGCTCTGGGTTGATAAACGTCGTGACCAAGGAGGGCAGCAGGGACAAGTACAGCTTCGGGTTCCTGGGGAGGTATCGCCCGCCTGGGCCCAAGCACTTCGGCCACGCGCCCTACTCCCGGGACTCCTACTGGATCCGTCCCTACGTGGACGACGCCGTTTGCTGGACCGGCACCAAGAACGGCGCCTGGGACTCCTACACGCAGAAGCAATTCGTCGAGTTTGAGGGTTGGAATGCGGTCTCGGCCAAAACCCTGGCAAACGACGACCCCAACGACGACCTCACCCCTGCCGCGGCGCAACAGGTGTTCCTGTGGGAACACCGGCGCATTTTGGAAGTGAGGGACCACGACTATGACGTCGACATGAGCTTCGGCGGCCCGGTGCCTGTGGTGAGCCAACTCCTCGGTGACTTGCGCTTTTTTGCCTCTTATCGGCGCACGCGCGAGATGTATGTGGTGCCCCTTTCTACCGACTGGTACCGCGACTACCATGCGCAGCTCAAGCTGACCTCTGACCTGAGGCCCGGCTTGAAGCTCATGGTGGAAGGGATGATGGGCGGTGAGAACGGGACTAATGACAACAACTCAGGTCTGCCTGGCATCTTCCGCAGCCCGGAGAGTATAGCTGATGCCCTGAGCAACGGCCCCAAGTACATTGACGGCCGCATGTTCGGCGACGCCTACTGGTGTCCCTCCACCTACAAGCGCAACAGCCTCGGTGCCAAGTTGACCCACGTTCTGAACCCTGCCACTTTCTACGAAATCACGCTCCAGCGGTACCACACCAGCTACGACACCAATCCTGGGCGGGCACGCGACACCTCACGGGTCTACCTGTTCGGCAACAACTATTGGGTGGACGAGGCGCCGTTCGGCTACCAACCGGCACCGAGCACCGGCATTGTGGGCCTGCGTATGGGCGTGGGCATGAGCAACTCGCGCGACAGCAGCAAGGTCACCGTCTGGTCACTACGCGCGGACTTTACCAGCCAGCTTAACCGCCACAACAACCTGAAGACCGGCGTGGAGTTTGTTTACACCGACAACAACGTCAACTACGCCTCGGTGGACAAGTTCTTGCCCAGCGGCCGGTCCAAGTCCAAATGGCACACCTACCCAGTGCGCGGTGCGGTCTACGTGCAGGACAACCTGGAATTCGAGGGGATGATAGCGAACGTCGGTCTGCGTCTGGATTATTCGCACGCTGGCGGCGAGTGGTACGTGTACGATCCGTTCACCCGCGCCTTTTCAGCGGAAAGGTCTTTGGGCATCGACACCCTGCTGGCCAAGGAGCCTACCAAACGCATCATAGAACTCAGCCCACGGCTGGGTGTGGCGTTCCCCATCACGGTCAACAGCAAGCTGTATTTCAACTATGGCCACTTCCGGCAGTTGCCGCTGCCCGAGAACCTCTTCCTGCTGCGTCGGTTCACAGACAACAACGCCGTGACCAGAATCGCGGACCCCAACAACCCGCTGCCCAGGACGATCGCTTACGAGTTGGGGTATGAGCACAGCCTGTTCAATCAGTTCCTGCTGCGCTTGGCAGGGTACTATAAAGACGCTTCTCTGCAGTCGCGGCTGGTCACGTATGTCAGTCGGGATAACAAGGTCAACTACAGCGTCACCAAGCCGTACTCCTATCAGGACACGCGTGGCTTCGAGCTGACCCTGCGCAAGAATCGTGGTCCGTGGGTGCAGGGTTTCGTGAACTACACCTACGACGTGACCACCGCCGGCAACTTTGGCTTCGGCACTTACTACGAGAACCCCGCCGAGCAGCGCCGCTATGAACGCGAGACCCGCTCGCACTATCAGGAGAAGCCGGTGCCGCGGCCCTATTCGCGCGCCAATATCGACTTTTTCACGCCGCAGGAATTTGGCCCCAAGGTGCTCGGCCTGTCACTCCTCGGCGATTGGCGCTTGAACGTGTTGGCCGTGTGGCGCTCCGGCTACCACTTCACCTGGACCGGAGGGGGGACTATACCAGGCATTCAGTACAACGTCCAGTGGCGTGACTACTACAACGTGGACCTCCGTCTGAGCAAGAACTTGCGTCTCGGCTTTGCCAACGTGGAGTTCTTTGTGGATGTCTACAACCTGTTCAACATCCGCTACATGACTCAATATGGCTTTGTCGACGGCAAGGACTATGAGGCCTACATGAAGTCGCTCCACCTGCCAGCAGGTATTGGCAACCGCCTTGCCTACGGAAACATCCCGGGTAACGACAAGCCTGGCGACTACCGGAAAGACGGCGTGAAATTTCAGCCCATGGAATTCGTGCCGAACATGAGCGATGTGAGCAGGCTTGACCCCAAGGTCATCTATTACGACAAGAGCAGGGACAACTTCTTTGAGTGCATCGGTGGGCAGTGGGTGATGGTGCCCGAGCCGAAGCTCAAGAAGTTGCTGGACGAGAAGGCCCACATCGACATGCCGAACCAGCAGTACTTCACCTTCTTGCATCCGCGGGACGTGTACTGGGGCATTCGGCTGTGGGTGAACTATTAG